The Candidatus Eisenbacteria bacterium genome segment GCTACGAGAAGATCGTGAGCGACAAGACCACGCTGGTGATCTCGGGCGACTCGGATTTGATGCGGCTTTTGACCACCGGCCGGACGTCGGGAGGAGGTCGCTAGAATGATGAAACGGCCCCCCGCCGCCCGAATCGTCCTCGCCGCGATCGCCCTTCTCTATCTCGGCTCGGGCCTCTTCATCGTCCAGCAGGACGAGGAGGCGGTGGTGCTCCTTTTCGGGAAACCGTGGAAGACGCGGGTTCCTTCGGGAATCCACTGGGCGCCCCCCTGGCCCGTCGGCAAACGGGTCGTGGTCCGCACCACCACGTCCTATCAGATGAGCGTCGGCTTCAAGATCGCGGACTCGGTGCGCGGCCTCCCCCCCGCCCAGGCGGAGACGGAGTTTCTTACCGGCGACACGAACATCCTTGACCTGGAAATGATCCTTCAGTACGTGATCGACGATCCCTATACCTTTGCCTTCGGCGTGGAGGATCCCCACTTCCTGGTCCGGCGCGCCGCGGAGGCGGTCGCGACACGCATTCTTGCCCAAAAGCCGGTGGACGAAGTGCTCACTTCGGAAAGGCAGGCTTTTCTCGAAGCGGTCCGCCTGGGGACGCAGGAGAAACTGCGCGCCTACGGAGCCGGCATCGCCGTGGTCTCCGCCACGCTCAAAAGGATCGAAGCTCCCGGCGAGGTGATCGAGGCGTTTCAGGACGTGCAGAACGCCAAGGCGGACCGGGAAAGGGCGATCAACGAGGCGAACGGCTACGCCAGCGAGAGCCTCCCGCGCGCGCGCGGCGAGGCGGAGGCGCTTCTCCAGGGGGCCGAGGGGGACCGGAACGCCCGGGTCGCCTGGGCGCGCGGCAACGCCGAGAGGATCCGCGTGATGACCGCCGAGTATCTGCGGGCGCCGCAGATCACCAAGGAGCGTATGTATCTGGAAACCGTCGACAAGGTGCTGCGGTCCGTTTCCGTCTATGTGATCGACTCCGAGGAGGGGCGCGAGCCGGTGGGCGTCAAGCTGTTCGACTGAGAGGACCGGCCGTTCCCCCGAGCCCCGTCACCCGCGTTTCTATCCGCTCGACGCGAGGAAATGGAAGAGCGGGTCCATCAGGTTTTCCACTTCCCGCTCCGGATTCTTCGGATTGAAAAGAGTGAAGGGATCGCGCCAGGCCGCCGGGTTCAGGATCGACGGTCCCCGGCGGAAAGCCTCGATGGTGATCGCCCGGGTTCCGTACACCTCGTACAGGTAGTCCATCTCCGTCCCACGCGCGCGGAAGAGGGGGAACCAGCGGCCGAGTTGCTTCGCCCGGAAACCGCAGCGCGGCTGCAGGTCGATCATCGCCCGGACCGTGTCCCGAAACCACGAGTCGTGCCGGCAGCTCTCCCGTTTCGCGGCGTAGGGCCAGAAGAAACGGCCGCCGAAGGAGTGGAAGGAAGCGGCGAAATCGAAACGGTGCTCCAAGAGGAGGGACCGGTAGGCGGCGGTTTCCGGCTCGCTGAAGGGCCGCGGACCGGGGTTGTAGAGGAAACGGAGCGCGCCGAAGATCGGAGCGCGGCGGGAGAAGAAGGCGCTGAAGTTGCGGTTCAGGTCGACGCCGTTCCGGTTGAAGCGCCGGAAGCGGGAGCGGCCGGCCGCCAGGTCTTTTTCCACGCGCCGGTAACCGTCCGGGTTCAGGATCGGAAGGAAGACCACCTCGCGGTTCTGCAGGGTGGGATTCAGTTTCATGTTGGCCGCGAACCGTTCCATCAGAGTGAGTGTGATCTCGGCACCGATGAACTCGAGCGGGTGGAGCAGCGAGGTGATCAGAAAACGAACCGGCGGCTCCGTCTCCTCTCTCGTGTTGTCCACGCGGAACGCCCAGATCGCCTCGCCGCCGGCGCTCTTGCCGATGGAGACCGGCTCCAGCCGCTGCGGGTAGCGCTTGAGGATGCGATCGATCTGGATGAAGACCTCGCGATAGGTTTTGTAGGCGCCGTACTTCTCCGCATCGAAGGAGATCTGGTATTCTCCCTCTTTCAGGAGACGGTCGTAGAAGACGCGCCAGTTTCGTCTCGACGTCGGTTTCGCCATGTTTCCATCCTGCCCTCTCCGGAGAATACGGGATGGAATGGGCGGGTGTAAAGTGCGAAGGCGCAACTCCTTGCGCATTCGGTTTTCGGACGGGCGCCGGGGGGAACCCCGCGACGGCGCCGATTGAATAAAAGCCGCCCTCGGCGGTAGGCCCTTCAGAGGCGGGGGAAACGGAAAACCCCGCCATTTGGACTTTCACATGGACCGAATGGAAGAGCGGGATTGGATCGTGAGATGCCAAAGCGGCGATCGCGAGGCGTTCGGACCGATCGTGGAAGCCTACCGGCGGCGGGCCTTTTTCACCGCCCTCGCGTTGGTCGGTAACCGCGAGGAGGCCTACGATCTCTCGCAGGAAGCCTTCGTACGGGCTTTTCACGCCATCGCCCGTTTCGATCCTACCCGGGATTTCGCGCCCTGGTTTTTCCGCATTCTGCGCAACCTCTGCGCTTCCGCCCACGCGAAACGGAAAACGCGCCGGGAGGATTCGCTGGAGGAGATGCGCGCGGAAGGCCGGGACATACCGGCCGGCGACCGATTCTCGCCGGAACTGCTCGCCGAGCGGAACGAGGCGGCGGAGCGGATCTGGAGGGGGCTCGCGGAACTCGACGCCAAGCACCGGGAGGTGGTGGTGCTCAAGGATCTCCAGGATCACAGCTATAAGGAGATCGCCGAGATCCTGGATATTCCGATCGGAACGGTCATGTCCCGGCTCTTCCATGCTCGGCAGAGTTTGAAGGAAAAGTTGCTCGGGGAGGAGGCCCGTCGTGCGGTGTGAGGATTTCCCGCTGCTTTCCATGGCCTATCTGGACGGAGAGATGTCCCCGGAGGATCGTCTCGAGTTCGAAAAGCACCTGGAAGAGTGCGGTGTCTGCCGGACGGAACTCGAGAAACTCCGCCGGGTGAAGGAGGTGACGGCGAGAATGAGGCTGGCCGATTTGGAGGAACGAGACTGGGAGGCGTACTGGACGGGGGTCTATAATCGTCTGGAGCGCGGCGCCGGTTGGATCTTCTTCTCCGCCGGGGCGATCGTGGTTCTCGCGTTCGCCGCCTGTTCTCTGCTGCGCGACTTCTTTTTTAGTCCGGAAGAGCCGCTCCTCCTGCGCTGCGGCGTCGGATTCCTGGTTCTCGGCCTGCTGATTCTTCTCGTGTCGGTGGGTCGCCAACGGCTCCACGCCTGGAAGCGGGATCCGTACCGGAGGGTGAAAACATGATGGTCAGCACCTTGGAGAGCGCGCCCGGATACGAGATCGTCGAGGTTCTCGGACTCGTTCGGGGGAGCACGGTCCGGGCGCGGCACTTGGGGCACGACGTCCTCGCCAAGCTGCGAAATCTGGTGGGCGG includes the following:
- the hflK gene encoding FtsH protease activity modulator HflK, with the protein product MMKRPPAARIVLAAIALLYLGSGLFIVQQDEEAVVLLFGKPWKTRVPSGIHWAPPWPVGKRVVVRTTTSYQMSVGFKIADSVRGLPPAQAETEFLTGDTNILDLEMILQYVIDDPYTFAFGVEDPHFLVRRAAEAVATRILAQKPVDEVLTSERQAFLEAVRLGTQEKLRAYGAGIAVVSATLKRIEAPGEVIEAFQDVQNAKADRERAINEANGYASESLPRARGEAEALLQGAEGDRNARVAWARGNAERIRVMTAEYLRAPQITKERMYLETVDKVLRSVSVYVIDSEEGREPVGVKLFD
- a CDS encoding sigma-70 family RNA polymerase sigma factor, producing the protein MDRMEERDWIVRCQSGDREAFGPIVEAYRRRAFFTALALVGNREEAYDLSQEAFVRAFHAIARFDPTRDFAPWFFRILRNLCASAHAKRKTRREDSLEEMRAEGRDIPAGDRFSPELLAERNEAAERIWRGLAELDAKHREVVVLKDLQDHSYKEIAEILDIPIGTVMSRLFHARQSLKEKLLGEEARRAV
- a CDS encoding zf-HC2 domain-containing protein codes for the protein MRCEDFPLLSMAYLDGEMSPEDRLEFEKHLEECGVCRTELEKLRRVKEVTARMRLADLEERDWEAYWTGVYNRLERGAGWIFFSAGAIVVLAFAACSLLRDFFFSPEEPLLLRCGVGFLVLGLLILLVSVGRQRLHAWKRDPYRRVKT